A window of the Thermoanaerobacter uzonensis DSM 18761 genome harbors these coding sequences:
- a CDS encoding mannitol-1-phosphate 5-dehydrogenase yields the protein MLKAVHFGAGNIGRGFIGYLLYKSGYEITFVDISKELVESINNYKSYNVIILKDNVEKEEVKDIKAIHIEDEENLSKAIVDADIITTSVGANNLKNIGEKLRNYLKVRKANIDKPLNIMACENALFATNILKNSILEKEDKDFIEYVNRKIGFPNTAVDRIVPNVDIKKELPIDVAVEDFYEWDIEKKAIIGDLNIKGAELVDDLEPYIERKLFLLNGAHATTAYLGYLKGYKYIYEAIEDDFIRNVVSGMQEEASLALSKRHNIKIDNLREYSIKVIKRFKNSYLEDEVVRVGREPTRKLSVNDRLMMPAKLCYENGVMPKFILYGIAAGFLFDYKEDPQACKIQDDIKNFGLEKTISKITGLEENSDLLHEIVKKYKELKETFKKR from the coding sequence ATGTTAAAAGCGGTTCATTTTGGAGCAGGGAATATAGGCAGAGGATTTATTGGATATTTGTTATATAAGTCTGGATATGAAATAACTTTTGTTGATATATCAAAAGAATTAGTAGAAAGCATAAATAATTATAAAAGTTATAATGTGATTATTTTAAAAGATAATGTGGAAAAGGAAGAAGTAAAAGATATCAAAGCTATTCATATCGAAGATGAAGAAAATCTATCTAAAGCTATTGTAGATGCAGATATAATTACGACTTCAGTAGGAGCTAATAATCTTAAGAACATAGGGGAAAAATTAAGAAATTATTTAAAGGTAAGAAAAGCTAACATTGATAAACCTTTGAATATAATGGCATGCGAAAATGCACTGTTTGCAACAAATATACTAAAAAATAGTATATTGGAAAAAGAGGATAAAGATTTTATTGAGTACGTAAATCGAAAAATTGGTTTTCCTAATACGGCTGTGGACAGGATAGTACCGAATGTAGATATAAAGAAAGAACTGCCAATAGATGTAGCAGTGGAAGATTTTTATGAATGGGATATTGAGAAAAAAGCAATTATTGGGGATTTAAATATCAAAGGGGCGGAACTGGTTGATGACCTTGAACCTTATATAGAGAGAAAATTATTTTTATTAAATGGAGCCCATGCTACCACTGCATATTTAGGATATTTAAAAGGGTATAAATATATATATGAAGCGATTGAGGATGATTTTATAAGAAATGTGGTGTCTGGAATGCAAGAAGAAGCTTCTCTTGCGCTTTCTAAAAGGCACAATATAAAAATTGATAATTTAAGAGAATATTCAATTAAGGTAATAAAAAGGTTTAAAAACTCCTATTTAGAAGACGAAGTTGTAAGAGTAGGAAGAGAACCTACAAGGAAATTGTCTGTAAATGACCGGTTAATGATGCCTGCCAAACTTTGTTATGAAAATGGAGTTATGCCCAAATTTATACTATACGGTATAGCTGCAGGGTTTTTGTTTGATTATAAAGAGGACCCTCAAGCTTGTAAAATTCAAGATGATATTAAAAATTTCGGCTTAGAAAAAACAATAAGCAAAATTACAGGTTTAGAAGAAAATAGTGATTTATTACATGAAATTGTAAAAAAGTATAAAGAATTAAAAGAAACTTTTAAAAAAAGATGA
- a CDS encoding BglG family transcription antiterminator, which yields MVKGMEDLTVRQKFILKTLIEKGPSNIEDLSKLMDVSGRTIMREIASINNNLKKYKAVIIEDNGQIILKGEEEALDKIHASLGAIPLQWLLTPEQRQILMTIQLLLSKEPIKAAYFSYQFNVVEGTISLYLDKIEEWLKMRNLSLIRRRGYGIKVEGSELDKRNAIVELFYNYKPIEELLAFVYNDEKDKYVYTFFSTVFDNELVQLVKRIAQQIKNVIHGNLSDLNYFGMFVHLLVSIYRTKIDKPIQLNDEFVKDILLSNEFIFMKDVEKILKENEVYLPDAELAYLALHLSPKKYVYKQNRFEELGISLQDLSKEVVEEVSRLLNIKINYDEQLIVGLSQHFEPALYRLTMGLQTTNPLVEEIKNYYGDLFKAVNKACKLIFSKYNLMIPEEEIGYITMHIGAAIERQQALSKKLSVFVICPNGIGTARILSAKLKALFREIDAIDIGAIWEYKKKGDNYDLIISTVKLEDLKDNVIVVSPFLTEEDIKKVEEFIEKYVVKKEKELPGNFPMVVRRQNFEIADEILRNLQLKYVEAKTIADLIKFIAKDLYDLMLTEDAKEIEELIFKREAMGNVVIPNAHIALIHTRSDKMVMPFVGVYKLKTPLKMRSAGFSYEEVDTFLVMLARKTESSEILEMLGKISISLIEDKAFNEILRFGDIKDIRNSLVKILNDTQEALEDE from the coding sequence ATGGTGAAGGGTATGGAAGATCTAACTGTAAGACAAAAATTTATATTAAAAACTTTGATAGAGAAAGGTCCTTCTAATATAGAGGACCTTTCCAAGCTTATGGATGTAAGTGGAAGAACTATTATGAGAGAAATAGCCTCTATAAACAATAATTTAAAAAAATATAAAGCTGTTATTATAGAGGACAATGGACAAATCATATTAAAAGGAGAGGAAGAAGCGTTAGATAAAATCCATGCTTCTTTAGGCGCCATTCCTCTCCAATGGCTTTTAACTCCAGAGCAAAGGCAAATATTGATGACAATACAATTGTTACTTTCAAAGGAACCCATAAAAGCTGCTTATTTTAGTTATCAATTTAATGTTGTAGAAGGAACTATAAGTCTCTATCTAGACAAAATAGAGGAATGGCTGAAAATGAGAAATTTATCTCTTATCAGAAGAAGAGGTTATGGGATTAAAGTAGAAGGAAGTGAATTAGATAAAAGAAATGCAATTGTGGAGCTGTTTTATAACTATAAACCCATAGAAGAACTTTTAGCTTTTGTCTATAATGATGAAAAAGACAAATATGTATACACATTTTTTAGTACAGTTTTTGACAATGAGTTAGTTCAATTAGTGAAAAGAATTGCACAACAAATTAAGAATGTTATACATGGTAACTTATCCGACTTAAATTACTTTGGGATGTTTGTACATTTACTTGTTTCTATTTACAGAACAAAAATAGACAAGCCAATACAGCTTAACGATGAATTTGTAAAAGACATTTTACTTTCTAATGAATTTATTTTCATGAAAGATGTAGAGAAAATATTGAAAGAAAATGAGGTATATTTGCCAGATGCTGAATTGGCATATTTGGCCCTTCATTTAAGCCCCAAAAAATACGTCTATAAACAAAATAGATTTGAAGAACTTGGTATTTCTTTACAAGATTTATCAAAAGAGGTTGTGGAAGAAGTTTCTCGACTTTTAAATATAAAGATAAATTATGACGAACAACTTATTGTAGGGCTGTCACAGCATTTTGAACCTGCTCTTTATAGATTGACAATGGGACTTCAGACTACCAATCCATTAGTAGAAGAAATTAAAAATTACTATGGTGATTTGTTTAAAGCAGTAAATAAAGCTTGCAAGTTAATTTTTTCTAAATATAATCTCATGATACCTGAAGAAGAGATTGGCTATATTACAATGCATATTGGAGCTGCAATTGAAAGACAGCAAGCTTTATCAAAAAAATTGAGTGTTTTTGTTATATGTCCGAATGGGATTGGCACGGCGAGAATATTATCAGCTAAATTAAAAGCTCTTTTTAGAGAAATTGATGCTATTGACATTGGGGCAATATGGGAGTATAAGAAAAAAGGTGATAATTATGACCTAATAATTTCTACAGTAAAGCTTGAAGATTTAAAAGATAATGTAATTGTGGTATCGCCTTTTTTGACAGAAGAAGATATTAAAAAGGTAGAAGAGTTTATAGAGAAATATGTAGTCAAGAAAGAAAAAGAATTGCCAGGAAATTTTCCGATGGTGGTGAGAAGACAAAACTTTGAAATAGCAGATGAAATACTTCGAAATTTGCAATTAAAATACGTGGAAGCAAAAACTATTGCAGATTTAATAAAATTCATAGCAAAAGATTTATATGATTTAATGCTTACTGAAGATGCAAAAGAAATAGAAGAGCTAATCTTTAAAAGGGAAGCCATGGGCAATGTTGTCATACCAAACGCCCACATTGCTTTAATTCATACAAGAAGTGACAAAATGGTAATGCCTTTTGTCGGCGTCTATAAACTAAAAACTCCATTAAAGATGAGAAGTGCTGGTTTTTCTTATGAAGAAGTAGATACTTTTCTTGTGATGTTAGCAAGGAAAACAGAAAGCAGTGAGATATTAGAGATGTTAGGTAAAATAAGTATTTCGCTTATAGAGGATAAAGCTTTTAATGAAATATTGAGGTTTGGCGATATCAAAGATATTAGAAATAGCTTAGTTAAAATACTAAATGATACACAGGAGGCTTTGGAGGATGAATAA
- a CDS encoding PTS sugar transporter subunit IIA produces MNKEILNENNIVLDVPSESKIQAIERVGNLLFKNGYVEKEYIEGMKKREEDVTTYIGNGIAIPHGVSEYVKYIKKSGIVIAQYPKGVDFGDGNIAYIVIGIAGKGDEHLEILSKIALTCQYEENVEKLKKARTKQEIIEILQKGDE; encoded by the coding sequence ATGAATAAAGAAATACTAAACGAAAATAATATTGTATTAGATGTGCCATCAGAGTCTAAAATACAAGCTATTGAAAGAGTAGGGAATTTGCTTTTTAAAAATGGCTATGTTGAAAAAGAATATATAGAAGGTATGAAGAAAAGAGAAGAAGATGTAACGACTTATATAGGTAATGGTATTGCTATTCCTCACGGTGTTTCTGAGTATGTAAAATATATAAAAAAATCTGGAATAGTTATAGCGCAATATCCTAAAGGAGTAGATTTTGGAGATGGAAATATTGCCTATATTGTCATAGGAATTGCAGGCAAGGGAGATGAACATTTAGAGATATTATCAAAAATAGCTCTTACCTGCCAGTATGAAGAAAATGTCGAGAAATTGAAAAAGGCAAGGACAAAACAAGAAATAATAGAAATACTTCAAAAAGGTGATGAATAA